A DNA window from Alligator mississippiensis isolate rAllMis1 chromosome 11, rAllMis1, whole genome shotgun sequence contains the following coding sequences:
- the PFDN6 gene encoding prefoldin subunit 6: MAEPLPKKLQGELEKYQQLQKDLSKSVSARQKLEAQLTENNIVKEELELLDSTNTIFKLIGPVLVRQDMDEAKATVSKRLDYIGAEIKRYEQQMQELEKKSEQQREVLARLQQEYQRTQGKAVSKA; the protein is encoded by the exons ATGGCGGAGCCGCTGCCGAAGAAGCTGCAGGGTGAGCTCGAGAAGTACCAGCAGCTCCAGAAAG ACCTCAGCAAGTCGGTGTCGGCGCGGCAGAAGCTGGAGGCGCAGCTAACGGAGAACAACATCGTCAAGGAG gagctggagctgctggacaGCACCAACACCATCTTCAAGCTGATCGGGCCCGTGCTGGTGCGGCAGGACATGGATGAGGCCAAGGCCACGGTCAGCAAGCGCCTGGACTACATTGGGGCGGAGAT caagCGCTACGAGCAGCAGATGCAGGAGCTGGAGAAGAAGTCGGAGCAGCAGCGGGAGGTGCTGGCGCGGCTGCAGCAGGAGTATCAgcgcacccagggcaaagccgtCAGCAAGGCCTga
- the WDR46 gene encoding WD repeat-containing protein 46, whose product MEAAAGAGKKKLRRYWEADADPPAKKPRDGGPGAQGPLAATKKRVKGLPASTKGATGSRAAAKKGIKGSPAAKKEIKKSLGVPKKGVKKSQVAVKKGVKGSAAAGKKGARAAGAKKRISGKQDPFPGAAPISWHKVKKFQRGRKSKLEEVSSGRLRGRLASMENKMELAAQQAARAELLLPEEPGFLEAEPGEDTCTIAQADIAEAVDIASAAKHFELTLEQFGPYRVDYTRPGRHLLLGGRHGHVAALDWQSKTLLCEINVMESIADVVWLHTETLLAVAQRRWLYVYDNQGVELNCLRRFHSVLRMELLPYHFLLATASETGFLQYLDFSVGKEVATICTRGGRLGVMGQNPANAIIHLGHSNGTVTLWSPTVKEPLVKMLCHRGAVRALAVDHSGTYMATAGLDRQLRVFDLRTYQPLHALVLPTGAGHLAYSQRGLLAATTGNIVQVYHDVSQQLPRKPHLQHALPRPAHGLRFCPFEDVLGVGHGAGFTSLLVPGSGEANFDALENNPFRSRKQRQEWEVKALLEKIPAELITLDPEQLGQVDTISMEQKHQEQVERLGFDPQAKTKFQPRHRAKGRSGAGALLRRKRKVAHEEQRASVRKSQEKKQKQQPQQQQHKSPKVVTPGQRSALERFKK is encoded by the exons ATGGAGGCCGCCGCCGGGGCTGGG AAGAAGAAGCTGCGGCGCTACTGGGAAGCTGATGCTGACCCTCCCGCCAAGAAGCCTCGGGAtggggggcctggggcccagggcccCTTGGCAGCCACGAAAAAGAGGGTCAAGGGCCTCCCTGCTTCGACGAAGGGGGCCACGGGGTCCCGAGCAGCTGCCAAGAAGGGAATCAAGGGCTCCCCAGCTGCCAAGAAGGAGATCAAGAAGTCCCTAGGGGTCCCCAAGAAAGGGGTCAAAAAGTCCCAAGTGGCTGTGAAGAAGGGGGTCAAGGGGTCCGCAGCAGCTGGCAAGAAGGGAGCACGGGCAGCAGGAGCCAAGAAGCGGATCTCTGGG AAGCAGGACCCGTTTCCTGGAGCCGCACCCATCTCCTGGCACAAAGTGAAGAAATTCCAGCGCGGGCGCAAATCCAAGCTG GAGGAGGTGTCCAGTGGGCGGCTGCGGGGGCGCCTTGCATCAATGGAGAACAagatggagctggcagcccagcaAGCGGCACGGGCGGAGCTGTTGCTGCCTGAGGAGCCTGG TTTCCTGGAGGCAGAGCCTGGTGAGGATACCTGCACCATTGCCCAGGCTGACATTGCTGAAGCCGTGGATATCGCAAGTGCTGCCAAG CATTTTGAGCTGACACTAGAACAGTTTGGGCCTTACCGAGTGGACTACACCCGCCCTGGCcg gcacctgctgctgggtggccGGCATGGGCATGTGGCAGCACTGGACTGGCAGAGCAAGACCCTGCTGTGTGAGATCAACGTCATGGAGAGCATCGCTGATGTAGT gtggctgcataCAGAGACATTGTTGGCGGTGGCGCAGCGGCGCTGGCTATACGTCTACGACAACCAGGGCGTGGAGCTGAACTGCCTGCGGCGTTTCCACAGCGTCCTGCGCATGGAGCTGCTGCCCTACCACTTCCTGCTAGCCACTGCT AGCGAGACGGGATTCCTGCAGTACCTGGACTTCTCAGTGGGGAAGGAAGTGGCCACGATCTGCACCCGAGGGGGGCGCCTGGGCGTGATGGGGCAGAATCCAGCCAATGCCATCATCCACCTGGGACACAGCAATG GCACGGTGACACTGTGGAGTCCCACTGTTAAGGAGCCACTAGTGAAGATGTTGTGTCACCGTGGGGCCGTGCGGGCTCTGGCTGTGGACCACAGTGGCAC gTACATGGCAACAGCGGGGCTGGACCGGCAGCTGCGCGTGTTCGACTTGCGCACGTACCAGCCGCTGCATGCATTGGTGCTGCCCACGGGTGCTGGCCACCTCGCCTATAGCCAGCGCGGgctcctggctgccaccactggcaaTATTGTCCAG GTATATCATGATGTATCACAACAGCTGCCACGCAAGCCCCACCTGCAGCATGCGCTGCCCCGGCCAGCCCATGGCCTGCGCTTCTGCCCTTTTGAGGACGTGCTGGGTGTGGGCCATGGCGCTGGCTTTACCAGTCTCCTTGTGCCAG GGAGCGGGGAGGCGAATTTCGATGCGCTGGAAAACAACCCATTCCGGAGCCGGAAGCAGCGGCAGGAGTGGGAAGTCAAGGCTCTGCTGGAGAAG ATCCCAGCAGAGCTGATCACACTGGACCCTGAGCAGCTGGGCCAAGTCGACACCATTAGCATGGAGCAGAAGCACCAGGAGCAGGTGGAGCGGTTG GGCTTCGACCCCCAGGCCAAGACCAAGTTCCAGCCACGGCACCGAGCCAAGGGGCGCAGCGGGGCAGGAGCGCTCCTGCGGCGCAAGAGGAAGGTGGCCCATGAGGAGCAGCGG gccagTGTTCGGAAGAGCCAGgagaagaagcagaagcagcaaccgcagcagcagcagcataagtCACCCAAGGTTGTGACCCCAGGTCAGAGGTCGGCGCTGGAGCGGTTCAAGAAATAG
- the B3GALT4 gene encoding beta-1,3-galactosyltransferase 4, producing the protein MALRCGLARLRHILARLLGVLGVLGVLGLLGAGHGEELLSWILLPLLGTAAGGDRDTSVAPLVLLGPNDLMLPNTEACQPRAPFLLVLVASAPAHVGHREAIRRSWGGARRASGYPVRTLFVLGLPDSGAEQAALEREAQQHGDLVQGRFHDTYANLTIKTCMLLRWAAALCPGAAFVAKVDDDIFLNLPALAHHLGSLANPHGLYLGRVHWWVRPNRDPHSRYHVPVAVFAGAAFPPYCSGTAYVLSGDAVRQVLVAVPHLVAVGPEDVFVGRCAHRAGLAPTHTARMGGAIRLSLDACCYGQVLFSIHGVQPAQMGHVWGLLGGHGWGEGPEEPTGLCTLLQWGLGLLRCKVLALFEKL; encoded by the coding sequence ATGGCCCTGCGCTGTGGCTTGGCCCGGCTGCGCCACATCCTGGCACGGCTGCTGGGCGTGCTGGGCGTGCTGGGcgtcctggggctgctgggggccGGGCATGGCGAGGAGCTGCTCTCCTGGATCCTGCTGCCCCTTCTGGGCACCGCTGCAGGCGGGGACCGCGACACCAGTGTGGCCCCTCTGGTGCTGCTTGGCCCCAACGACTTAATGCTGCCCAACACTGAGGCCTGCCAGCCCCGTGCCCCCttcctgctggtgctggtggccagCGCGCCTGCCCATGTGGGGCACCGCGAGGCCATAcgcaggagctgggggggcgcCCGCCGGGCCTCTGGCTACCCCGTGCGCACGCTCTTCGTCCTGGGGCTGCCGGACTCCGGGGCGGAGCAGGCGGCGCTGGAGCGGGAGGCGCAGCAGCACGGAGACCTGGTGCAGGGCCGGTTCCACGACACCTACGCCAACCTGACCATCAAGACCTGCATGCTGCTGCGCTGGGCAGCCGCCCTATGCCCCGGCGCTGCCTTCGTGGCCAAGGTGGACGACGACATCTTCCTGAACCTGCCGGCGCTGGCCCACCACCTGGGCAGCCTTGCCAACCCCCACGGGCTCTACCTGGGCCGGGTGCACTGGTGGGTGCGCCCCAACCGCGACCCCCACAGCCGCTACCATGTGCCAGTTGCGGTCTTCGCGGGTGCTGCCTTTCCTCCGTACTGCAGTGGGACGGCCTACGTGCTCTCAGGCGACGCTGTACGGCAGGTACTGGTAGCCGTGCCCCATCTGGTGGCTGTGGGGCCTGAGGATGTCTTCGTGGGGCGCTGCGCTCACCGCGCAGGCCTGGCCCCCACCCACACCGCCCGCATGGGCGGTGCCATCCGCCTGTCACTGGATGCTTGCTGCTATGGCCAAGTGCTCTTCAGCATCCATGGCGTACAGCCTGCCCAGATGGGTCATGTCTGGGGGCTGCTGGGTGGacatggctggggggaggggccggaggagcccactgggctctgcaccctacTACAGTGGGGTCTGGGGCTGCTGCGCTGCAAGGTGCTGGCTCTGTTTGAGAAGCTGTGA